One Capsicum annuum cultivar UCD-10X-F1 chromosome 2, UCD10Xv1.1, whole genome shotgun sequence genomic window carries:
- the LOC107860765 gene encoding LOW QUALITY PROTEIN: cytochrome P450 94B3 (The sequence of the model RefSeq protein was modified relative to this genomic sequence to represent the inferred CDS: deleted 2 bases in 1 codon): MDRSSFITYICSCYVDSFICFKKLKDMVTFFSLFTTYPFIILPFFGLTVILYLSHFNVEKFQQGARGVDGPPTYPIIGCLIPFYKNRYRLLDWYTHLLNKSPTKTIVIDRLGAPRTIITANPHNVEYMLKTNFDNFPKGKPFNEILGDFLGNGIFNVDGEMWYKQRKMVSHEFTAKSLRDYVVNALKEEVENKLLPMLDLMEAEIRAFDLQDLLKRLGFDVVCKVSLGFDPCCLNDSLPFSPLLDAFERASQICAGRGAAPIFAIWKVKRWLNIGSERQLRLAIDQIHSSVANIIRERRIKIRGEKQQETNKDLLSKLILAANFDEEEVRDMVISFIMAGRDTISAAMTWLFYLLTLHPEIENELVSKELSFIEAGALTKHEILREMKFLKACICETMRLYPPVAWDSKHAVADDTFPDGTHIKAGNRVTYFPYGMGRMENLWGKDKLEFKPGRWMQDSEEDQGAEQASNLYKFPVFQAGPRICLGKELAFIQMKYVVASILKRFQIRPACSDPPTFLPLLTAHMAGGFKIFVHKTKYN, from the exons atgGACCGGTCTAGTTTTATTACCTATATATGCTCATGTTACGTCGAcagttttatttgt tttaaaaaattgaaagacaTGGTCACCTTCTTCTCCCTCTTCACCACATACCCCTTCATCATTCTTCCATTTTTTGGTCTAACAGTTATACTATATCTGTCGCATTTCAATGTTGAAAAATTCCAGCAAGGTGCTAGAGGCGTCGATGGACCCCCAACTTACCCCATCATAGGTTGCTTGATTCCATTTTACAAGAACCGGTATCGTCTACTTGATTGGTATACTCATCTTCTCAATAAGTCACCAACAAAAACAATTGTGATAGACAGATTAGGAGCGCCGAGGACCATAATAACAGCTAATCCACACAACGTAGAGTACATGCTCAAGACCAACTTTGACAATTTTCCTAAAGGCAAGCCTTTCAATGAaattcttggtgattttcttgGAAATGGTATATTCAATGTGGATGGAGAAATGTGGTACAAACAGCGCAAGATGGTTAGCCATGAGTTCACAGCTAAGTCTTTGAGAGATTACGTTGTGAATGCGCTCAAAGAAGAGGTGGAGAACAAGTTGTTGCCTATGTTAGACTTAATGGAGGCTGAAATAAGAGCTTTTGACTTGCAAGACTTGTTAAAAAGACTTGGATTTGATGTGGTTTGCAAAGTTTCCTTGGGGTTTGATCCATGTTGCCTCAATGATTCTCTTCCATTTTCGCCTCTGCTAGATGCCTTTGAAAGGGCTTCACAGATATGTGCTGGTAGAGGAGCTGCTCCAATATTTGCCATATGGAAGGTGAAAAGATGGTTAAATATTGGATCTGAAAGACAGCTGAGACTAGCCATTGATCAAATCCATTCATCAGTTGCTAATATCATCCGCGAGAGAAGGATTAAGATCAGAGGAGAAAAACAGCAAGAGACTAATAAAGATCTTCTTTCAAAACTGATATTGGCAGCAAATTTTGATGAGGAGGAAGTCAGGGACATGGTGATCAGCTTCATTATGGCAGGAAGAGACACAATATCTGCAGCAATGACTTGGTTGTTTTATCTACTTACTCTCCATCCCGAGATAGAAAATGAATTGGTTTCCAAGGAGCTAAGTTTCATAGAAGCTGGAGCACTGACGAAGCATGAGATACTGAGAGAGATGAAATTCTTGAAAGCTTGCATCTGTGAGACAATGAGACTCTATCCACCAGTTGCATGGGATTCAAAGCATGCAGTTGCTGATGACACTTTCCCGGATGGTACTCATATCAAAGCTGGGAATAGAGTGACCTACTTCCCCTATGGTATGGGGAGGATGGAAAACTTGTGGGGGAAGGACAAGTTAGAGTTTAAACCAGGGAGATGGATGCAGGATTCAGAAGAAGATCAAGGAGCAGAGCAGGCATCAAATTTGTACAAGTTTCCTGTCTTCCAAGCAGGTCCAAGAATTTGCCTTGGAAAAGAATTGGCCTTTATTCAAATGAAGTATGTTGTAGCTTCAATATTGAAGCGTTTCCAAATCAGACCAGCTTGTTCGGATCCTCCTACGTTTTTGCCACTGCTAACAGCTCATATGGCTGGTGGTTTTAAGATTTTTGTCCATAAGACTAAATACAATTAG